TTCTCACGGTTTGTTCGAGCTGAGTATGCACCTCGTGGCCTATCTCGCTGACCGTTTCTTTCAGTTTCTTAGAGGAGCCTGATGGTTCAACACTTGCAGCTGGTTTGACGGATCTTGCGTTCTGCATACCGATCTTCTGAAGAAGCGATACAATCTCGTGAAGGCTGGTCTTCTCAGCGATGTCAAGAGCTGTCTCTCCTGATTTGTTAACCGCCACTCTACTCACTTCATCGTACTGTAAAACCGTCTGAACAATCtgcaaagaaaacaagaaaagagCATTCACTATGAAACAACATTAACAACAATAGACCATGAAAAATTCTATAACGCCCTGACCGCCCTGGCTAATGGTTTCTCACCCGGCTCACTCGGTCTTGGTTTCATTCCATGCAACAAGTGGTGcattaatttttcaaaagctCTATTTACTTGTTTATTGACTCTACAATCACTACGTGACTTAGAATCAATTTTCGATAGGTCACACATATCGTTTCACTAcatagagttttttttatggAGGTATGACcgaaaaagtaaatataatttggTGAAATACTTAACCAAATAATTTCTCTTTAGCCTTTTAAATTATACCAAAAACGGAGATGTTATAATAACTAACTTTGAAACAACAACTTACCTCTACTCTGTTTTTACGGACTGCGATATGCAGAGGAGTGTTGCCTTTATTATCAGCAGCATTGATCAACGAAGGATCTGCTTTCATCAACGAGTCAACGATCTCAGCGTTCTGTCCTTTAACCGCCATATGAAGCGCGGTTTGACCTTTCTTGTCGACTCTCGTAACCATTCCCACTTTCTTCCCAATCAGCTCTTTCACGATCTCCGTGTGCCCGTTTCTAGCGGCAGAGTGCAAAGCGGTTTTACCGTTGCTTCTCGCAATAGCTGCTAAGTCCACGCCTTTGTCCAACAGGAAACAAACGATCTCTCCGTGGCCTTGTGAAGCAGCCGTGTGAAGCGCTGTCGTTTTGGATGAATCGAATGTAAACGAGAGCTCTGGGTTTGCCTCCATCAACACATCAAGAACCTCTACGACAATGAAAATTCGAATTAAATCCACAAATTAACTAAAGTAAAGATTCACATGGAAGTCAACTCACTTAGATTGCCGTTTTTGGCGGCGATGTGGAAGGCGTCGAAGCCGTTTTTGGCTTTGGTTGCGGCTAAGACGGAGTCGGAGTGTTTCATCAGAATCTTGACCATGTCGGTGTGGCCGAACTCAGCTGCAACGTACAGAGCCGTTTCACCTGACTGGTTTTGCTCCGCCAGCAGCTCTTTCAGCTCTGCGCCGTCGTCGTAGTGTTCGCCGATCATCTCTAAGAGAATCTCTGTTTTGCCTTCTCTGACCGCCGTGTGTAGCGGCGTGTCGTCGCGCCTCGCCGTCATCTGCTTCGTCATCGTCTTCTTGTTATCCTCtttcatgatgatgatgattcttgtTGAATTTTCGGGATTTTCAGATTTGGCCAGACAAATGAAGAACACAGAtcgaagaagatggagatggagGAATGAATTCGACAAGGGTCACATGAGAGTTCTGGAGAAGAAACAGAACTTCTCTGCTCGTGGTTTTGGCCTCTTGTGCTGTTTCGTATCATAATTATCTTCTTATTACAATAAACATTATCAGACCTACTTACTGTCGACTCGAAATAGTACATCACTTGCTCGTTATTATTAATttccaatttaattttatatactaagCAGCTGTAA
This genomic stretch from Brassica napus cultivar Da-Ae chromosome C9, Da-Ae, whole genome shotgun sequence harbors:
- the LOC106389526 gene encoding ankyrin repeat-containing protein At5g02620, giving the protein MKEDNKKTMTKQMTARRDDTPLHTAVREGKTEILLEMIGEHYDDGAELKELLAEQNQSGETALYVAAEFGHTDMVKILMKHSDSVLAATKAKNGFDAFHIAAKNGNLKVLDVLMEANPELSFTFDSSKTTALHTAASQGHGEIVCFLLDKGVDLAAIARSNGKTALHSAARNGHTEIVKELIGKKVGMVTRVDKKGQTALHMAVKGQNAEIVDSLMKADPSLINAADNKGNTPLHIAVRKNRVEIVQTVLQYDEVSRVAVNKSGETALDIAEKTSLHEIVSLLQKIGMQNARSVKPAASVEPSGSSKKLKETVSEIGHEVHTQLEQTVRTRREIQGIGKRVNKMHTEGLNNAINSTTVVAILIATVAFGAIFNVPGQYTDDPKNVPSGFTLGEARAASRPEFLIFVVFDSFALFISLAVVVVQTSVVVIERKAKKQMMAIINKLMWMACIMISVAFLSLSFVVVGDKERPLAIGITAIGALIMVSTLGTMCYWVVANRIEGSKSSPASMMSDAELVDHKHNRKLYAV